In Bacillota bacterium, the DNA window AAGTGCCATTAGTGCTGACGATGTCAACTGACAGGGCATTGCCCCCACTGCCGCGGGCACTGACTTTGATATCCAAAAGCTCTCCGATTCCATCCTCCGGTATAGGAGCTGATACAAACTCTCCGCTGCTGTTTTGCGTAAGCACAAATTCAGGCTGAGCCCGATAGCGATCAGCAAGATTGGCATTGATGATTTGTTCCAGCTGCTTACGGGTGAACTTAACCTGCCAGCGAAACCACGGAGACTGCTTTTCATAGCTATCAATAGTTTTATCCCGCAAAAATGCGAAAGCCTGCTCTTCGTCGCTCCAATCTACTACGAGATCCGAAGTCAAAACAGAACGGGAGAGCAGATAGGAAATCGGGGTTCCGGGAAAACTTGAGCGGGTGCTTCCTCCCCATACCTCATGGGCTGCAGCGGTAAAACCACTGGAAGTGGAATGGAAATAGGAACGCACCAAAAGACCGCTGCTGTCAAGCATGACTATGCCGGAAGTCTGATCAACAGCTTCCTTTGCCCTACTGTCCTCCTGCCGATTGTTATAGACCTGGGCAAACACGCTGTCATCAACATGGTAACTGCGCCCCGCTGATCTCGCCTCAATAATCGCCCTGACAACATAGGTGCGGGAAGCGACAGCCTGAGCTTTCAGCGCCTCTAAAGGCGATGAAACCGGCATTTCGCTGGGCACCACCCCATAGAGATAGTCTTCAACAGTTACCGTATTGATGATCTGCAGTTTGTGGGACTCGGTTAAGGTGATTTCTAGAAAGCCCCGATAAGAGGGACTAAAACCCCAAGCATCTCCCCGCTTAATACTTTCCAATGTTAAGCGGCAGTTATGCTCAGGGTAGACCCAGACCGGGGATCCCATTAATAACTGTTCGTGATCATCCGCCACTAAAATACCTTCAGCGGTAGGGACAATTGTAACCGGACCGGAACTGACAAAGTTGTGCTCGAAACCGATCAGGATTATCGGGCCGCCATCACTGCTGACCACAGCCTGGTCGTGATCTAATTCGGTGAATCCATCAGTTTTAATCGCAACCCGAAACTCTGCGTTGCGGGCGCTGACTGCGCCGCAGGTAAAAATAAGCAAAACTAAAACTAACCAATACTTCAAGCGATACACCAAATCCCAGACACCCACCTTGATCAGCTGCCTAAAAGAGCTTTGCCATTTGATCATACATTGGTTTTAACGCCGGATAGAGACTCTTGTAAACCTGGTAAACATCTAAATAAATACCATGCCATTCTTCATTAGGATCGATAGTGCTGGTCACCTTTAAGATTGCTTCGGAAGCCTCTTTAGGATCACTGAACGCGCCAACACCTACTCCAGCCAGAAGCGCAGCGCCTACACCAGGACCTTCATCCACATTGAGTGTCTGCATCTGCAGCCCCAGAATACTTGCTAAAATCTCTAACCACAGGCGGGACTTAGCACCGCCCCCGATGCATCTCATGGAGTCTCCGGTCCAGCCTGCCTGCTGCAGCAGACAGAGCGAATCGCGAAAAGCAAAGCCAACTCCCTCTAAAATTGCCCGGACCAGATCGCGCCGCCCATGAGAAGCGCTCAAACCAAAGAAACCACCCCGGGCATTGCCATCGCCGTGAGGAGTGCGCTCTCCGGTTAGATAGGGCAGGAAGATCAGGCCTTTACTTCCCGGTGGACTGAGTTCTGCTTCGGTGCTGAGCAGTGTGTAGGGATCTGTGCCGAGACTGCCCGCAACTGCAGTTTCCATCTGCCCAAAATGATTTCTAAACCACCCGAATGATAAACCGGCAGAAAGAATTACACCCATCATATAAAAGCGATCTTTAACCGCGTGGTTAAACATATGAATTGTACCGCCATTAGGGAGCTTGGGCACATCCAAATGGGCAAGCATCACACCGCTTGTCCCTAAACTGATCATAGCACGCCCGGCTGCCACTATCCCGGCTCCAACAGCACCGCACGCGTTATCAGCGCCGCCGCCGACTACCGGAGTGCCAGGAGCTAATCCGGTTATATCTGCGGCCTCTGGTGTGATTGTACCCGCAATCTCACTCGATCCTACCAGCTCCGGCAGGATCTCCATGGGAAGACCGAGTTTGTTCATAATCACATCCGACCACCGCTGCTCCTTAACATTCAGCAGCAGGGTACCGGCAGCATCGCTCAGTTCCATTTTTAACTCACCGGTCAGGCGGAAGCGGATGTAGTCCTTAACCAGCACCAACCAGCGCACTTTTTCGAAATTCTCCGGCTCATTTTCCTTCAGCCACAGAACCTTAGGCGCAGTAAACCCTTCCAGCGCCGGATTGCAGGCCTCTTTGAGCAGCTGCTCTTTCCCAACTATGGTTTCAATATCATAGCACTGTTTTGTGGTGCGGCTGTCATTCCATAAAATTGCCGGTCGGATCACATTCCCTTCACTGTCAAGAAATACAGAACTGTGCATCTGACCGGATAGACCGATACCTTTGACTTCGGTTGAATCAACATCATATTTATCGAGTACTTTTCTTAACGCAGTAACTGTTCCCTGCCACAGTTCTTCTGGCTCCTGCTCTGTCCATCCGGGTCGAGGCGAATACAGGGGATATTCCTGTGATGCAGAACCAACAATCTCGCCATCGACGGTAATCAGCAGTGCTTTAACCTGCGATGTGCCAATATCTAAACCTATTAAATAACCCATGCCCGTCTCTCCTTACTTGCTTTATTCACTCTCTCCGCTGTTCACGGAAGTTGCTGAACTAGTCTTAGCTTGTTGTTTATGTTATAATGACGATAATGTATTGCTTAAAGGAGTTTAAGAATGAATGAATGCTGTATAATAATCGATGGATTTGCTCTGGTATATCGCGCTTATTTCGGTCTGCCCAACTCAATTCGCAACATAGACGGCACAGCAATTAATGCCGTACTTGGTTTTTACAACACCCTTTCCTCGCTGATCAACCAAATGCAGCCAAAATACTTAGTGGCAGTATTTGATCACCATGAACCTACCTTCCGCCACAAGCTCTATCCCCAATACAAAGCCAACCGGCCGCCCATGCCTGAGGATCTCCAGGCTCAGTTGCCTTTAATCAAAGAGCTCTTGACGGCATGCAGCATCCCCATCATTAAGCTGCCTGGCTATGAGGCCGATGATGTAATCGGTACACTTACCCGCGCTCTGCCGGATGATACCGAAGCGTATGTTGTTACCGTTGATCGCGATACCCTGCAGCTGGTCAATGAGCGGGTTACCGTCTTAATCCCCAACAGCAGAGAAAATAAAATCTATACACCGGACACTGTTAAAGCTGAAACACAGGTAGCTCCAAAGCTGATACCTGACTTGAAGGCTTTAATGGGAGACTCCAGTGATAACATTCCGGGAATCAGCTTAGTTGGACCTAAAACAGCAGTAAAGTGGCTGAAGCGCTTTGGCAGTTTGGAAGCAATTCTTGCCGAAGCAGATCAACTGCCGGGTAAAGCCGGAGCCAACCTGCGGGCCAGCAAAGAGCTTGCACTGCTGTACAAGAACTTGACAACAATTAGGACAAATGCGCCCATCATGTGCTGCTGGAACCACTGCAGGTTGACTGCGGATTTTCGACCACTCCACGCGACTTTAGAGGAGATCGGCATCAGAGCCAAACTGCCTCAAACAGCCGATGTCGCGCGGTGATTTAACACATATATAATATTCTTGACAAAATTAAAAAACCCTGCGGAATTTTCCAACCCAAATCCCGATTTATTCAACCTCCGCTATCAACTGCTCCATCTGGTCAATTAGACCGCCGAATACCTCAATCGCTTTGACAATCGGTTCTGGAGTAGTCATATCCACCCCAGCTCGCTTTAAGAGATTGAGAGGATAATCCGATCCGCCGCTCTTGAGGAAGTTGAGATAGCGCTCAACAGCCGGTTCTCCCTCTTCTAAAATCTGCTGGGACAGCGCCACTGCTGCTGAAAATCCGGTTGCATACTTATATACATAAAACGGACGGTAGAAATGGGGAATCCGAGCCCACTCCAGGGCAATTTCCGGATCGCTGACAACATCTGGTCCGTAGTATTTCTGGTTGAGCTCATGATAGGTTTGACAGAGGCTTTCGGCAGTCATGGGATTGCCACTGCCAATCTGTCTGTGGACAATTTCTTCGAATTCGGCGAACATGGTCTGCCGGAAAACAGTCCCGCGGAACTGCTCTAAATAATGGTTGAGCAGATAGAGTTTCTGCTTCGGATCGGTTGTTTTCGCAAGCAAATCATGCATCAGCAGTGACTCGTTAACAGTCGATGCGACTTCAGCTACGAAAATTGTGTAATCTGAGTTTACATATTCCTGGTTCAGATCCGAGTAATAAGTGTGCATCGCGTGACCCATTTCGTGAGCAAGCGTGAACATATTGTCAACATTGTTTTCATAGTTCATCAGCACATAAGGATGCACGCCATAAACACCGGCAGAGTAAGCTCCGCTGGTTTTCCCTTGGTTTTCAAACCAGTCAATCCATCCTTCTGCGAAGCCCCGAGCCAGATCGGCAGAATACTGCTCCCCAAGTGGAGCTAAACCTTCCTTCACCATCTCAACAGCCTGCTCAGGGGTTATCTCCATATCGATATCCTGCACAAGAGGCACATAGATATCATACATATGCAGCTCATCTAAATCAAGCATGCGTTTCCGCAGCTTTGTGTAGCGGTAAAAAGTCGGCAAGCTGTCGTGAATAGTTTTAATTAGATTATGGTATACTTCCGGCTTAACATTATCGGCATTCAAAGCAGCTTCCAGAGATGAATCGTACTTCCGAGTCTTAGCAAAAAACAGTGCCTTTTTGACCGCAGAAGTATAGGTAGCTGCCAAAGTGTTCTTCCACTTGCCATAAGTAGAATACATGGCTTCAAAAGCGCTTTTGCGCACACTCCGATCCTTGCTTTCCATGAAACTGATGTATCGGCCGTGAGTCAGTTCCACCTCACTGCCGTCCTCATCTTTGATGGTGGGAAACTTCAAATCGGCATTGTTGAACATCCTAAAAATCTGGCTGGCCGCTTGAGCCATCTCGCCAGCGCTCGCTAAAATCTCTTCCTGCTCGGTGGGCAGTGTATGGGGTTTGGTTCTGAGGATATTGTCCAGATAATGCTGGTATACTTTCAGCTCTTCATGCTCCTGGGCCCATTTGCGAACCGTTTCTTCGGGCAGGCTTAAGATCTCCGGCTCCACATAAGCCAGATTGCTGGCAATTACCGCGCTGATATTGATTACCCGATCGTAGAACTCCTGGTAGAGCGGATTGGTGTTGTCCTGATCCTTGCTCATCATGGCATAACCAGCCAGTTTATCAAACTTCATGCCCACTTCATCCTGGGCACGCAGACATGCCGCAAGATTCTCCGGCGAATCTAACTTACCGCGGAAATCCTGCAATCGGGGAATAAACTCCTTCAGCGCTTCAAAGTCTTCCCTCCAAGCATCGTCAGAAGGATAAATATCAGTCAGCTTCCACTTATGCTCGCTGGGAATTTCGCTGCGCTTCGGCACAGTTTTCGTACTCATACTTTCATCTCCTTGCAATCCTATTTTTGCCTATGTGGTACTATTATACCAAAAACTACAAAGGAAAGTCGGACTTTTTTGTGGAAGTAAAGTATCATCACTGCTTGAGGATGAGAGTACATGAGTGAAACTGTATTTGCCTTAGATATCGGCACAAGAAAAATTGCGGGTTTATTAATGGAGAAAGCTGAGGACCATTACCTAATTCAGCATGTGGTTATGAATGAGCAGCTGCCCAATGCGATGCAGGACGGGCAGATCCATGACATTCCTAAAGTAGCCCAGATTATCAAGGAAACGGCAGCTCAAACCGCAGCTTGCATAGCACAGCCAATCAAAACTGCAGCTGTAGCTGCCGCGGGGCGGTCCCTGAAAACCCAGCAGGGTCAGGCTACCATCAAGCTGGCTCCCAATCAGGTAATCACCAGCCATGACCTGAGCGAGCTGGAATTAAGCGCAGTCGCCGACGCCTTAGATAAAATGAACCAGTATCAGGTTCAGACCGCTGTTGATACCTATTTATGCGTGGGCTATTCCATTATTCAAAGCTACCTTGATGACCAGCCGATCCAAAATCTCTTGGGCCATCAGGGCTACTCAGCATCGGTTGAGGTAATTGCAACGTTTCTGCCGCGCATTGTAATCGATGCGCTGACAACAGCTCTGCGCACTGCTGGCTTGGAAATGCAGTCCTTAACCCTGGAACCGATTGCCGCTATGAACGCGGTGATTCCTCAATCAATGCGGCTGCTGAATCTAGCTTTGGTGGATGTGGGCGCAGGCACATGCGATATTGCTATTACCGCGGGCGGTACGGTTAAAGCTTTTGGCATGATCGCTCAAGCTGGCGATTTAATCACCAGAATAATCGCCGAAGCATACCTGCTGGATTTCATGGAAGCGGAGCAGGTTAAGCGCAAGCTCTGTCAGGAAACAGAGATTGCCTGCCTTGATGTGCTGGGCAATCAGTTAGAACTAAAAGTGGAAGATGTGCTCAGTCTGATCCAGCCGTCTGTGCAGCAGCTGGCTGAGGAGATCGCAGCTGAAATTCTTGCTTTAAATGATGGACCGCCTAAGGGTGTGATTTTAATCGGTGGCGGCAGCTTAACACCGGGACTGGAGCAGGAGCTGGCCAAACGCTTGGAGCTGGCACCTAATTTAGTGCGCATTCGGGACCGAGCCAGCCTCAGCCATGTACTTGGTGCCGAGGAGTATTTGGGACCACAGCTGATCACCCCGATCTGCATTGGCTGCAATCATTTAGATCGAGCGGCTATGGAAATGCAGAAAGTTACTATTAACGGTCAGCCGGTTCAGTTTCTGCGCCTGACCAATGCTACAGTCGGAGATGCGCTGCTGAACAGCGGTTACAGCATCGAAGATCTGCTCACATCCAGCCAAACAGCCCTGACAATCTCGGTTAATCAAAAGCCGTTCACCATCAGCTCCCGCAGCGCAGGTCGAACCCACGTGTACCGCAATGGGGAGCCCGCGTATCTGCATTCGAAAATAAAAGCCGGCGACAGAATTGAAATCAAAACCGATGAGGCAGTGGAAGCGTTTACACTCAAAGATGCGGCCGCTCAGTTAAAGCTTGCCAAGCGGTTAACCATCAACGGCAGACATCTTACCGTAATGCCGCAAATCAAGGTTAACAACCAGATTCAGCCGCTTACTTACACTCTGAATGATGGTGATTGTTTGACTTTTGAGCCGCTGGAAACAATCGCCGAGGCTTTAAAACAAGCTGGGATCGATGTTCAGCCGAACGCGATTGTGGTAAGCGTTAATAATCAGCCGGTAAGACTGCAGGGACCGGTGCGGGTGCTTGTTAACGGCAAACCCGGAACTTTGGACCAAGCCGTGGAAGATGGTGACCGGATTGAATACCAGGCTCAACCTAAAGCTCGGTTTATTCTCACTGATATTTTCCGGGTTTATCAGCCGGAGCAGCTTGACCAAGTAAAGCAGATTAAGTTTGTGCTGAACGGCAAACCAGCGGGATACACTGATCCCATCAACGATGGAGATCAAATTGAACTGCTCATAGATCATAAAAGCTGACAGGGAGGCATCTTGCCTCCCTGTCAGCTAACTGCCGAGATTTAAGGAAAACTGGTAAAGTACATCCCGTTCCTTTTGCTTTACCAATTGCATGTCCCGCAGCAGAGAGAGATCATTCCAGAGCGATTCTAGGTATCTGCAGCTTTTCGGCACCAGCAGATCTTTGTCGCTCATCCTAATTAAAATATCCAAGAGCTGCGGCGGCAGATTTTTCAGCAGAAATTGCTGTTCCTCTGTGGCCATTTCCCACAAATGCTCAGGAATCTCTGCCTTCAATATATCTATGCCTCCCGTGAATCTCTTCTCTTGGGTGCAATTATCTACTTCTACTTTTTTCCTATAATTCCTTTTACGGGTGTTGAAATACTACAACATATTCGTACTGCTGCTCTTCACCGGTAAAAACTTGATGGTAGCGGACTAACTCATTGCCGTACTGATCCTGCACAATAATCTCTTCATTGATCAGCTGGCTCCGCTTAAGCAGCAGATAATCATAGGGATGAGTTGGACCGAAGCCATAGCTAACTCCCTTGGATGGAGACCGGCGGGCAATGGTGATAACTGTACGCTCATCCTGCTTAACTATGCTGCTGATCTCCACTTCATATCCGGCATCTGGACGCTCTCCTAAATAAACTAGAATCGGGATAAATTCGCTGTCATCAAAATGGTGATATTTCCGAAAATCATAATCGAAAGATTCGAGGGTATTTACCCACTGCTCGCTGTCAAAACCGATGACAATCTGAGTGCGGGAATCATTGCTGTGCCACTGCCAATCTTCTGTATCGCGGTCGCTTTCATAGATCACGATCGTCAGAGATTGGGCATTGAGCAGAATCAGCAGTACAAGCGCTGTCAGCAAAACACTCCTTACCATATCGGCTCCTCCTCTTTAACTGCAGGTACAGCATTGATTTTTTCCTGAAGTTTTAGCCCTGTACATCGCCATATCAGCCCGACGCAGCAGTTCCATGCGGTCCTGTGCATCATCAGGGTAGCTGGCAACTCCAATTGACACTGTCAGCTCCCGTTCCAGTTCCAGTTCTGACAGCTCTGCCAACTTAGCCTGGATTCTTTTAGCAAACACCAAACCACGAGCGCGATTAGTGTGAGGCAGAATTACCACAAACTCCTCCCCACCAAAACGGACTACATAGTCTTCATCCCGGACACTGCTGCGAATTGTCTGGGCAACTGTCTTAAGAACCTCGTCACCGTATTCATGCCCATATGTATCATTGAACAGCTTAAAATCATCAATATCAATGAACAGCATCGTTACCGGATAGTCGCTGTCCTGATCCAGCCATTCGCTCAAAAACCGGTAATTATAAACTTTGGTTTTAGAATCTAAAACTAGTTCCTGCTCAGCCTGAATTCTCCGCTGCTGTTCAGCCACAAGATAGAAACTGTAGCGGATAATCTCGGAAATTCCAAGCAGCAGCGCACCAAAAATCAAGAGACCCTCCATCTGCCAGGTGGCGATAAAAAACGAGAAAATCACTCCAACATATCCAAACATCAGATAATAGAACCAAATCCGCGGGTGGAAGATATGCTTGATGCCGGCATAAGCGCTGCTGTCCAGCAGCACAGTAATAACAGATACTAAGACAAGATTAACAAAGTTATACAGCACCAAGCCGATCAGCATTGCCGGCAAGCTGTGGGGAACCGAAAGCTCCCCAATGTTAGGGTGGAGAAATGAGAAAACCAACCCAACCAGCAGAACGGTTAGCGACCGCTGGAGCAAATTAAGAAAGACCTTGATCAAATCAATATCAGCCATAAGGCCGTAGATGAGATTAGCTAAAATTGCCAACCACATAGCTTCCCCGGTGCCAAAGACAAAGATGGCTGTCAGATAGATAGAAACAGATAGAGAATGCCTGATATAGCGGGATACCCCTATTCCCCTAAATTTAAAGATGACGAGCAGCACCAGCAGGAGCAGCAGTTCCGTCCACCGCTCCCAAGCCAGCATTGGAGTGAAAAAGATCAAACCGGCAGCAGCTGTCAGCGCTGCTGCCGTACTGACAACCATTAACTTTGTGTTGGTTTTCATCAACGAATCCCTCACTTACCCTACATAAACTGATTTAGCACCGCAATGAGGTCTTCTCGTCCTGATTTGGTGGCAGCAGAGAAAATAAGTCCTGGCAGATGTAGTGCGCTGATTATTCGATTCATGTGCTGTTTATATTTTCCGCGGCTAATTTTATCAGCTTTTGTCGCTACTACCCAAGCAGGTATATCCATAGCGGCGATCCATTCAGCCATCATTTGGTCATCGGCTGTCGGGCGATGTCTGATATCAACAATCATTAAGATCGCCACTAAGTTCTCGCGTTCTGTCAAGTAACCTTCGATCATGGGCTTCCACTGAGCTCTGACCGATTCTGACACCTTGGCATACCCGTAACCGGGTAAATCGACCAGAACCAGTCGATCTACCCGGTAGAAATTCAGGGTTTGGGTTCTGCCGGGCTGTCCCGACACCCTTGCTAATTTTTTGCGGTTGACCAAAGCA includes these proteins:
- a CDS encoding SpoIID/LytB domain-containing protein, translated to MIKWQSSFRQLIKVGVWDLVYRLKYWLVLVLLIFTCGAVSARNAEFRVAIKTDGFTELDHDQAVVSSDGGPIILIGFEHNFVSSGPVTIVPTAEGILVADDHEQLLMGSPVWVYPEHNCRLTLESIKRGDAWGFSPSYRGFLEITLTESHKLQIINTVTVEDYLYGVVPSEMPVSSPLEALKAQAVASRTYVVRAIIEARSAGRSYHVDDSVFAQVYNNRQEDSRAKEAVDQTSGIVMLDSSGLLVRSYFHSTSSGFTAAAHEVWGGSTRSSFPGTPISYLLSRSVLTSDLVVDWSDEEQAFAFLRDKTIDSYEKQSPWFRWQVKFTRKQLEQIINANLADRYRAQPEFVLTQNSSGEFVSAPIPEDGIGELLDIKVSARGSGGNALSVDIVSTNGTFRVSKELNIRSLLCPTNRYTGSEDIVIHRMHDQILNYSLLPSANIAFEINRNNNEIAEVIVYGGGIGHGVGMSQWGARGMAEAGYSYEDILQAFYQDITLIDIYTVSDWHSLVFEVENR
- the xylB gene encoding xylulokinase, which translates into the protein MGYLIGLDIGTSQVKALLITVDGEIVGSASQEYPLYSPRPGWTEQEPEELWQGTVTALRKVLDKYDVDSTEVKGIGLSGQMHSSVFLDSEGNVIRPAILWNDSRTTKQCYDIETIVGKEQLLKEACNPALEGFTAPKVLWLKENEPENFEKVRWLVLVKDYIRFRLTGELKMELSDAAGTLLLNVKEQRWSDVIMNKLGLPMEILPELVGSSEIAGTITPEAADITGLAPGTPVVGGGADNACGAVGAGIVAAGRAMISLGTSGVMLAHLDVPKLPNGGTIHMFNHAVKDRFYMMGVILSAGLSFGWFRNHFGQMETAVAGSLGTDPYTLLSTEAELSPPGSKGLIFLPYLTGERTPHGDGNARGGFFGLSASHGRRDLVRAILEGVGFAFRDSLCLLQQAGWTGDSMRCIGGGAKSRLWLEILASILGLQMQTLNVDEGPGVGAALLAGVGVGAFSDPKEASEAILKVTSTIDPNEEWHGIYLDVYQVYKSLYPALKPMYDQMAKLF
- the pepF gene encoding oligoendopeptidase F, whose protein sequence is MSTKTVPKRSEIPSEHKWKLTDIYPSDDAWREDFEALKEFIPRLQDFRGKLDSPENLAACLRAQDEVGMKFDKLAGYAMMSKDQDNTNPLYQEFYDRVINISAVIASNLAYVEPEILSLPEETVRKWAQEHEELKVYQHYLDNILRTKPHTLPTEQEEILASAGEMAQAASQIFRMFNNADLKFPTIKDEDGSEVELTHGRYISFMESKDRSVRKSAFEAMYSTYGKWKNTLAATYTSAVKKALFFAKTRKYDSSLEAALNADNVKPEVYHNLIKTIHDSLPTFYRYTKLRKRMLDLDELHMYDIYVPLVQDIDMEITPEQAVEMVKEGLAPLGEQYSADLARGFAEGWIDWFENQGKTSGAYSAGVYGVHPYVLMNYENNVDNMFTLAHEMGHAMHTYYSDLNQEYVNSDYTIFVAEVASTVNESLLMHDLLAKTTDPKQKLYLLNHYLEQFRGTVFRQTMFAEFEEIVHRQIGSGNPMTAESLCQTYHELNQKYYGPDVVSDPEIALEWARIPHFYRPFYVYKYATGFSAAVALSQQILEEGEPAVERYLNFLKSGGSDYPLNLLKRAGVDMTTPEPIVKAIEVFGGLIDQMEQLIAEVE
- a CDS encoding pilus assembly protein PilM, whose translation is MSETVFALDIGTRKIAGLLMEKAEDHYLIQHVVMNEQLPNAMQDGQIHDIPKVAQIIKETAAQTAACIAQPIKTAAVAAAGRSLKTQQGQATIKLAPNQVITSHDLSELELSAVADALDKMNQYQVQTAVDTYLCVGYSIIQSYLDDQPIQNLLGHQGYSASVEVIATFLPRIVIDALTTALRTAGLEMQSLTLEPIAAMNAVIPQSMRLLNLALVDVGAGTCDIAITAGGTVKAFGMIAQAGDLITRIIAEAYLLDFMEAEQVKRKLCQETEIACLDVLGNQLELKVEDVLSLIQPSVQQLAEEIAAEILALNDGPPKGVILIGGGSLTPGLEQELAKRLELAPNLVRIRDRASLSHVLGAEEYLGPQLITPICIGCNHLDRAAMEMQKVTINGQPVQFLRLTNATVGDALLNSGYSIEDLLTSSQTALTISVNQKPFTISSRSAGRTHVYRNGEPAYLHSKIKAGDRIEIKTDEAVEAFTLKDAAAQLKLAKRLTINGRHLTVMPQIKVNNQIQPLTYTLNDGDCLTFEPLETIAEALKQAGIDVQPNAIVVSVNNQPVRLQGPVRVLVNGKPGTLDQAVEDGDRIEYQAQPKARFILTDIFRVYQPEQLDQVKQIKFVLNGKPAGYTDPINDGDQIELLIDHKS
- a CDS encoding GGDEF domain-containing protein; amino-acid sequence: MKTNTKLMVVSTAAALTAAAGLIFFTPMLAWERWTELLLLLVLLVIFKFRGIGVSRYIRHSLSVSIYLTAIFVFGTGEAMWLAILANLIYGLMADIDLIKVFLNLLQRSLTVLLVGLVFSFLHPNIGELSVPHSLPAMLIGLVLYNFVNLVLVSVITVLLDSSAYAGIKHIFHPRIWFYYLMFGYVGVIFSFFIATWQMEGLLIFGALLLGISEIIRYSFYLVAEQQRRIQAEQELVLDSKTKVYNYRFLSEWLDQDSDYPVTMLFIDIDDFKLFNDTYGHEYGDEVLKTVAQTIRSSVRDEDYVVRFGGEEFVVILPHTNRARGLVFAKRIQAKLAELSELELERELTVSIGVASYPDDAQDRMELLRRADMAMYRAKTSGKNQCCTCS
- a CDS encoding YihA family ribosome biogenesis GTP-binding protein, coding for MNIHDCEFITSAVKSNQYPVHPYPEIALVGRSNVGKSSLINALVNRKKLARVSGQPGRTQTLNFYRVDRLVLVDLPGYGYAKVSESVRAQWKPMIEGYLTERENLVAILMIVDIRHRPTADDQMMAEWIAAMDIPAWVVATKADKISRGKYKQHMNRIISALHLPGLIFSAATKSGREDLIAVLNQFM